One window of Oncorhynchus masou masou isolate Uvic2021 chromosome 28, UVic_Omas_1.1, whole genome shotgun sequence genomic DNA carries:
- the glipr2 gene encoding GLI pathogenesis-related 2 isoform X1, whose protein sequence is MALRFAVQQKNKTMTDCGFERQFVDAHNDYRSKHGAPPLALSRDLCNSAQKWADHLLSIKSLKHSSTNHGENLYFAYSSTPKKPVGKDAVDSWYSEIKDYHFNKPGFSSGTGHFTQVVWKDCSEVGVGLATDGQTIFVVGQYHPAGNMCNAGYFEKNVLPLGSSTSRAPKCFPIAGEGGGLSVPQSKIGRSSSPTYKAPPQANGTDLGQFHRDFLRACNNQRMAHGAPALTLDPALSQGAQAWAETLLGERVLKNSSSPHGENIWAKTGSAGITATGQEVVDTWYKQEENYDFSKPGHQDKTGQFTQLVWRSSKEVGVGMANSGTGMLFVVAHFKPAGNISNPGYHAQNVMPKGSKITDKPVEVVTSGMQALAVNSLSANELGQFGQALLKSLNQYRSQHGALPLVLSPALTREAQDWAAHLVSINTLMNSCKGHGENIFYCSGSSTATPTGSDVAESWYKEIEKYNFSSPGFQSGAGNFTQMVWKSSKQVGVGLATSGRGTFIAVAFYDPAGNITNPGYFHDNVKTKGSKTLV, encoded by the exons TTCAGCAGAAGAACAAAACAATGACAG aCTGTGGTTTTGAGAGGCAGTTTGTGGATGCTCATAATGACTATCGCAGCAAGCATGGTGCCCCGCCCCTAGCTCTGAGCAGAGACCTGTGTAACTCCGCCCAGAAATGGGCAGACCATCTTCTGTCAATCAAAAGCCTGAAGCACAGCTCCACCAATCACGGAGAAAACCTTTACTTCGCATACAGCTCAACCCCCAAAAAACCTGTTG GGAAGGATGCAGTGGACAGTTGGTACAGTGAAATCAAAGATTACCACTTCAATAAGCCTGGCTTCAGCTCCGGTACAG GTCACTTCACCCAGGTGGTTTGGAAGGACTGCAGCGAGGTAGGTGTGGGCCTGGCCACAGATGGGCAAACGATCTTTGTAGTGGGCCAGTACCACCCAGCTGGCAACATGTGCAACGCGGGCTACTTTGAGAAGAATGTCCTACCACTGGGTAGCTCCACCTCTAGAGCCCCCAAATGTTTCCCCATAG CCGGAGAAGGAGGGGGCCTGAGTGTACCCCAGTCTAAAATTGGCAGATCCTCTTCACCTACATATAAAGCTCCTCCTCAGGCGAACGGCACTG ACCTGGGCCAGTTCCACAGAGACTTCCTACGGGCGTGTAACAACCAGCGGATGGCACACGGAGCCCCAGCCCTCACACTGGACCCAGCCCTGAGTCAGGGGGCGCAGGCATGGGCAGAAACTCTACTGGGAGAGCGGGTGCTGAAGAACTCATCCTCCCCCCATGGTGAAAATATCTGGGCCAAGACGGGGTCAGCGGGCATCACTGCTACGG GTCAAGAGGTGGTGGACACCTGGTACAAACAAGAGGAGAACTATGACTTCTCCAAACCAGGACATCAGGACAAAACAG GGCAGTTCACACAACTGGTGTGGCGTAGCTCCAAGGAGGTGGGCGTCGGCATGGCAAACAGTGGCACGGGGATGCTCTTCGTGGTGGCACACTTTAAACCGGCTGGCAACATCAGCAACCCTGGTTACCACGCTCAGAATGTGATGCCAAAAGGGTCGAAAATTACCGATAAGCCAGTGGAGGTCGTCACTTCGGGAATGCAGGCGTTGGCCGTGAACTCACTGTCAG CCAATGAGCTTGGCCAGTTCGGCCAGGCCCTTCTGAAGTCTCTCAACCAATACCGGAGCCAGCACGGGGCATTACCTCTGGTGCTAAGCCCTGCCCTCACTAGGGAGGCCCAGGATTGGGCGGCTCACCTGGTGAGCATCAACACACTGATGAATAGCTGCAAAGGCCACGGGGAGAACATATTCTACTGCTCTGGCTCCAGCACAGCGACCCCTACTG GATCAGATGTGGCCGAGTCTTGGTACAAGGAGATTGAGAAGTATAACTTCTCATCCCCTGGTTTTCAGAGTGGAGCAG GTAATTTCACTCAAATGGTCTGGAAGTCCTCAAAGCAAGTAGGCGTGGGTTTGGCAACCAGTGGGCGGGGCACGTTTATCGCCGTGGCGTTCTACGATCCAGCGGGCAACATCACCAACCCAGGCTATTTCCATGACAACGTGAAAACCAAAGGAAGCAAAACTTTAGTCTGA
- the glipr2 gene encoding GLI pathogenesis-related 2 isoform X2, translating to MTDCGFERQFVDAHNDYRSKHGAPPLALSRDLCNSAQKWADHLLSIKSLKHSSTNHGENLYFAYSSTPKKPVGKDAVDSWYSEIKDYHFNKPGFSSGTGHFTQVVWKDCSEVGVGLATDGQTIFVVGQYHPAGNMCNAGYFEKNVLPLGSSTSRAPKCFPIAGEGGGLSVPQSKIGRSSSPTYKAPPQANGTDLGQFHRDFLRACNNQRMAHGAPALTLDPALSQGAQAWAETLLGERVLKNSSSPHGENIWAKTGSAGITATGQEVVDTWYKQEENYDFSKPGHQDKTGQFTQLVWRSSKEVGVGMANSGTGMLFVVAHFKPAGNISNPGYHAQNVMPKGSKITDKPVEVVTSGMQALAVNSLSANELGQFGQALLKSLNQYRSQHGALPLVLSPALTREAQDWAAHLVSINTLMNSCKGHGENIFYCSGSSTATPTGSDVAESWYKEIEKYNFSSPGFQSGAGNFTQMVWKSSKQVGVGLATSGRGTFIAVAFYDPAGNITNPGYFHDNVKTKGSKTLV from the exons ATGACAG aCTGTGGTTTTGAGAGGCAGTTTGTGGATGCTCATAATGACTATCGCAGCAAGCATGGTGCCCCGCCCCTAGCTCTGAGCAGAGACCTGTGTAACTCCGCCCAGAAATGGGCAGACCATCTTCTGTCAATCAAAAGCCTGAAGCACAGCTCCACCAATCACGGAGAAAACCTTTACTTCGCATACAGCTCAACCCCCAAAAAACCTGTTG GGAAGGATGCAGTGGACAGTTGGTACAGTGAAATCAAAGATTACCACTTCAATAAGCCTGGCTTCAGCTCCGGTACAG GTCACTTCACCCAGGTGGTTTGGAAGGACTGCAGCGAGGTAGGTGTGGGCCTGGCCACAGATGGGCAAACGATCTTTGTAGTGGGCCAGTACCACCCAGCTGGCAACATGTGCAACGCGGGCTACTTTGAGAAGAATGTCCTACCACTGGGTAGCTCCACCTCTAGAGCCCCCAAATGTTTCCCCATAG CCGGAGAAGGAGGGGGCCTGAGTGTACCCCAGTCTAAAATTGGCAGATCCTCTTCACCTACATATAAAGCTCCTCCTCAGGCGAACGGCACTG ACCTGGGCCAGTTCCACAGAGACTTCCTACGGGCGTGTAACAACCAGCGGATGGCACACGGAGCCCCAGCCCTCACACTGGACCCAGCCCTGAGTCAGGGGGCGCAGGCATGGGCAGAAACTCTACTGGGAGAGCGGGTGCTGAAGAACTCATCCTCCCCCCATGGTGAAAATATCTGGGCCAAGACGGGGTCAGCGGGCATCACTGCTACGG GTCAAGAGGTGGTGGACACCTGGTACAAACAAGAGGAGAACTATGACTTCTCCAAACCAGGACATCAGGACAAAACAG GGCAGTTCACACAACTGGTGTGGCGTAGCTCCAAGGAGGTGGGCGTCGGCATGGCAAACAGTGGCACGGGGATGCTCTTCGTGGTGGCACACTTTAAACCGGCTGGCAACATCAGCAACCCTGGTTACCACGCTCAGAATGTGATGCCAAAAGGGTCGAAAATTACCGATAAGCCAGTGGAGGTCGTCACTTCGGGAATGCAGGCGTTGGCCGTGAACTCACTGTCAG CCAATGAGCTTGGCCAGTTCGGCCAGGCCCTTCTGAAGTCTCTCAACCAATACCGGAGCCAGCACGGGGCATTACCTCTGGTGCTAAGCCCTGCCCTCACTAGGGAGGCCCAGGATTGGGCGGCTCACCTGGTGAGCATCAACACACTGATGAATAGCTGCAAAGGCCACGGGGAGAACATATTCTACTGCTCTGGCTCCAGCACAGCGACCCCTACTG GATCAGATGTGGCCGAGTCTTGGTACAAGGAGATTGAGAAGTATAACTTCTCATCCCCTGGTTTTCAGAGTGGAGCAG GTAATTTCACTCAAATGGTCTGGAAGTCCTCAAAGCAAGTAGGCGTGGGTTTGGCAACCAGTGGGCGGGGCACGTTTATCGCCGTGGCGTTCTACGATCCAGCGGGCAACATCACCAACCCAGGCTATTTCCATGACAACGTGAAAACCAAAGGAAGCAAAACTTTAGTCTGA